A single window of Zea mays cultivar B73 chromosome 10, Zm-B73-REFERENCE-NAM-5.0, whole genome shotgun sequence DNA harbors:
- the LOC100282373 gene encoding aspartate carbamoyltransferase, chloroplastic isoform X1 yields the protein MAAAARAALPRPHLSLFSSSHRSPHLSLTPSSAPRLRSGAATSPALQQHHQVTTRLGDVIEAQQFDRDALNEIFEVAREMEAVERGSHGAPSRVLEGYLMATLFYEPSTRTRLSFEAAMRRLGGEVVTTENAREFSSAAKGETLEDTIRTVEGYSDIIVLRHFESGAARKAADTANIPVINAGDGPGQHPTQALLDVYTIKREIGTLDGIKLGLVGDLANGRTVRSLAYLIAKYQNIKIYFVSPDVVKMKDDIKNYLNSKGVEWEESSDLLEVASKCDVIYQTRIQKERFGERIDLYEAARGKYIVDKKVLDVLPKHAVIMHPLPRLDEITVEVDSDQRAAYFRQAKNGLYIRMALLKLLLVGH from the exons ATGGCCGCCGCCGCTCGCGCCGCCCTCCCGCGGCCCCACCTCTCTCTTTTTTCGTCCTCCCACCGCAGCCCCCATCTGTCCCTCACGCCCTCCTCCGCCCCTCGCCTGCGCAGCGGCGCTGCCACCTCCCCTGCGCTGCAGCAGCACCACCAGGTCACCACGCGCCTGGGCGACGTGATCGAGGCGCAGCAGTTCGACCGGGACGCGCTGAACGAGATCTTCGAGGTGGCGCGGGAGATGGAGGCCGTGGAGAGGGGTTCCCACGGCGCCCCCAGCCGCGTCCTCGAGGGGTACCTCATGGCCACGCTTTTCTACGAGCCCTCCACGCGCACGCGCCTCTCCTTCGAGGCTGCTATGCGGAGGCTCGGCGGGGAGGTCGTCACCACCGAGAATGCGCGCGAGTTCTCTTCCGCCGCCAAGGGGGAGACACTCGAAG ATACCATAAGAACCGTTGAGGGTTATTCCGATATTATTGTACTGAGACATTTTGAAAGTGGAGCTGCAAGGAAAGCAGCAGATACTGCAAATATTCCTGTTATTAATGCAGGTGATGGACCAGGGCAACATCCAACCCAG GCTTTGTTGGATGTGTACACAATAAAGAGAGAAATTGGCACACTAGATGGAATTAAACTTGGTTTGGTTGGTGACCTTGCTAATGGGAGGACAGTTCGTTCTCTGGCTTACTTGATTGCTAAGTACCAGAACATTAAGATATACTTTGTATCTCCTGATGTTGTTAAAATGAAG GATGATATCAAGAACTACTTAAATTCCAAAGGTGTTGAATGGGAAGAAAGTTCAGATTTGTTGGAGGTGGCATCCAAGTGTGATGTTATTTATCAAACACGTATTCAAAAAGAAAGATTTGGTGAGAGGATTGACCTTTATGAAGCTGCTCGTGGCAAGTACATCGTGGATAAAAAGGTCTTAGATGTGCTGCCAAAACATGCTGTCATCATGCATCCCCTTCCAAGGCTTGATGAG ATCACAGTAGAAGTTGATAGTGATCAAAGAGCTGCATATTTTAGGCAGGCTAAGAATGGCCTCTACATAAGGATGGCATTGCTCAAACTTCTGCTTGTTGGTCACTGA
- the LOC100282373 gene encoding Aspartate carbamoyltransferase, chloroplastic (The RefSeq protein has 3 substitutions compared to this genomic sequence), with protein sequence MAAAARAALPRPHLSLFSSSHRSPHLSLTPSSAPRLRSGAATSPALQQHHQVTTRLGDVIEAQQFDRDALNEIFEVAREMEAVERGSHGAPSRVLEGYLMATLFYEPSTRTRLSFEAAMRRLGGEVLTTENAREFSSAAKGETLEDTIRTVEGYSDIIVLRHFESGAARKAADTANIPVINAGDGPGQHPTQALLDVYTIKREIGTLDGIKLGLVGDLANGRTVRSLAYLIAKYQNIKIYFVSPDVVKMKDDIKNYLNSKGVEWEESSDLLEVASKCDVIYQTRIQKERFGERIDLYEAARGKYIMDKKVLDVLPKHAVIMHPLPRLDEITVEVDSDPRAAYFRQAKNGLYIRMALLKLLLVGH encoded by the exons ATGGCCGCCGCCGCTCGCGCCGCCCTCCCGCGGCCCCACCTCTCTCTTTTTTCGTCCTCCCACCGCAGCCCCCATCTGTCCCTCACGCCCTCCTCCGCCCCTCGCCTGCGCAGCGGCGCTGCCACCTCCCCTGCGCTGCAGCAGCACCACCAGGTCACCACGCGCCTGGGCGACGTGATCGAGGCGCAGCAGTTCGACCGGGACGCGCTGAACGAGATCTTCGAGGTGGCGCGGGAGATGGAGGCCGTGGAGAGGGGTTCCCACGGCGCCCCCAGCCGCGTCCTCGAGGGGTACCTCATGGCCACGCTTTTCTACGAGCCCTCCACGCGCACGCGCCTCTCCTTCGAGGCTGCTATGCGGAGGCTCGGCGGGGAGGTCGTCACCACCGAGAATGCGCGCGAGTTCTCTTCCGCCGCCAAGGGGGAGACACTCGAAG ATACCATAAGAACCGTTGAGGGTTATTCCGATATTATTGTACTGAGACATTTTGAAAGTGGAGCTGCAAGGAAAGCAGCAGATACTGCAAATATTCCTGTTATTAATGCAGGTGATGGACCAGGGCAACATCCAACCCAG GCTTTGTTGGATGTGTACACAATAAAGAGAGAAATTGGCACACTAGATGGAATTAAACTTGGTTTGGTTGGTGACCTTGCTAATGGGAGGACAGTTCGTTCTCTGGCTTACTTGATTGCTAAGTACCAGAACATTAAGATATACTTTGTATCTCCTGATGTTGTTAAAATGAAG GATGATATCAAGAACTACTTAAATTCCAAAGGTGTTGAATGGGAAGAAAGTTCAGATTTGTTGGAGGTGGCATCCAAGTGTGATGTTATTTATCAAACACGTATTCAAAAAGAAAGATTTGGTGAGAGGATTGACCTTTATGAAGCTGCTCGTGGCAAGTACATCGTGGATAAAAAGGTCTTAGATGTGCTGCCAAAACATGCTGTCATCATGCATCCCCTTCCAAGGCTTGATGAG ATCACAGTAGAAGTTGATAGTGATCAAAGAGCTGCATATTTTAGGCAGGCTAAGAATGGCCTCTACATAAGGATGGCATTGCTCAAACTTCTGCTTGTTGGTCACTGA
- the LOC100282373 gene encoding aspartate carbamoyltransferase, chloroplastic isoform X2, which produces MAAAARAALPRPHLSLFSSSHRSPHLSLTPSSAPRLRSGAATSPALQQHHQVTTRLGDVIEAQQFDRDALNEIFEVAREMEAVERGSHGAPSRVLEGYLMATLFYEPSTRTRLSFEAAMRRLGGEVVTTENAREFSSAAKGETLEDTIRTVEGYSDIIVLRHFESGAARKAADTANIPVINAGDGPGQHPTQALLDVYTIKREIGTLDGIKLGLVGDLANGRTVRSLAYLIAKYQNIKIYFVSPDVVKMKDDIKNYLNSKGVEWEESSDLLEVASKCDVIYQTRIQKERFGERIDLYEAARGKYIVDKKVLDVLPKHAVIMHPLPRLDEVKDSYHRMRRMKEKTS; this is translated from the exons ATGGCCGCCGCCGCTCGCGCCGCCCTCCCGCGGCCCCACCTCTCTCTTTTTTCGTCCTCCCACCGCAGCCCCCATCTGTCCCTCACGCCCTCCTCCGCCCCTCGCCTGCGCAGCGGCGCTGCCACCTCCCCTGCGCTGCAGCAGCACCACCAGGTCACCACGCGCCTGGGCGACGTGATCGAGGCGCAGCAGTTCGACCGGGACGCGCTGAACGAGATCTTCGAGGTGGCGCGGGAGATGGAGGCCGTGGAGAGGGGTTCCCACGGCGCCCCCAGCCGCGTCCTCGAGGGGTACCTCATGGCCACGCTTTTCTACGAGCCCTCCACGCGCACGCGCCTCTCCTTCGAGGCTGCTATGCGGAGGCTCGGCGGGGAGGTCGTCACCACCGAGAATGCGCGCGAGTTCTCTTCCGCCGCCAAGGGGGAGACACTCGAAG ATACCATAAGAACCGTTGAGGGTTATTCCGATATTATTGTACTGAGACATTTTGAAAGTGGAGCTGCAAGGAAAGCAGCAGATACTGCAAATATTCCTGTTATTAATGCAGGTGATGGACCAGGGCAACATCCAACCCAG GCTTTGTTGGATGTGTACACAATAAAGAGAGAAATTGGCACACTAGATGGAATTAAACTTGGTTTGGTTGGTGACCTTGCTAATGGGAGGACAGTTCGTTCTCTGGCTTACTTGATTGCTAAGTACCAGAACATTAAGATATACTTTGTATCTCCTGATGTTGTTAAAATGAAG GATGATATCAAGAACTACTTAAATTCCAAAGGTGTTGAATGGGAAGAAAGTTCAGATTTGTTGGAGGTGGCATCCAAGTGTGATGTTATTTATCAAACACGTATTCAAAAAGAAAGATTTGGTGAGAGGATTGACCTTTATGAAGCTGCTCGTGGCAAGTACATCGTGGATAAAAAGGTCTTAGATGTGCTGCCAAAACATGCTGTCATCATGCATCCCCTTCCAAGGCTTGATGAG
- the LOC100282373 gene encoding aspartate carbamoyltransferase, chloroplastic isoform X3: MAAAARAALPRPHLSLFSSSHRSPHLSLTPSSAPRLRSGAATSPALQQHHQVTTRLGDVIEAQQFDRDALNEIFEVAREMEAVERGSHGAPSRVLEGYLMATLFYEPSTRTRLSFEAAMRRLGGEVVTTENAREFSSAAKGETLEDTIRTVEGYSDIIVLRHFESGAARKAADTANIPVINAGDGPGQHPTQALLDVYTIKREIGTLDGIKLGLVGDLANGRTVRSLAYLIAKYQNIKIYFVSPDVVKMKDDIKNYLNSKGVEWEESSDLLEVASKCDVIYQTRIQKERFGERIDLYEAARGKYIVDKKVLDVLPKHAVIMHPLPRLDEL; encoded by the exons ATGGCCGCCGCCGCTCGCGCCGCCCTCCCGCGGCCCCACCTCTCTCTTTTTTCGTCCTCCCACCGCAGCCCCCATCTGTCCCTCACGCCCTCCTCCGCCCCTCGCCTGCGCAGCGGCGCTGCCACCTCCCCTGCGCTGCAGCAGCACCACCAGGTCACCACGCGCCTGGGCGACGTGATCGAGGCGCAGCAGTTCGACCGGGACGCGCTGAACGAGATCTTCGAGGTGGCGCGGGAGATGGAGGCCGTGGAGAGGGGTTCCCACGGCGCCCCCAGCCGCGTCCTCGAGGGGTACCTCATGGCCACGCTTTTCTACGAGCCCTCCACGCGCACGCGCCTCTCCTTCGAGGCTGCTATGCGGAGGCTCGGCGGGGAGGTCGTCACCACCGAGAATGCGCGCGAGTTCTCTTCCGCCGCCAAGGGGGAGACACTCGAAG ATACCATAAGAACCGTTGAGGGTTATTCCGATATTATTGTACTGAGACATTTTGAAAGTGGAGCTGCAAGGAAAGCAGCAGATACTGCAAATATTCCTGTTATTAATGCAGGTGATGGACCAGGGCAACATCCAACCCAG GCTTTGTTGGATGTGTACACAATAAAGAGAGAAATTGGCACACTAGATGGAATTAAACTTGGTTTGGTTGGTGACCTTGCTAATGGGAGGACAGTTCGTTCTCTGGCTTACTTGATTGCTAAGTACCAGAACATTAAGATATACTTTGTATCTCCTGATGTTGTTAAAATGAAG GATGATATCAAGAACTACTTAAATTCCAAAGGTGTTGAATGGGAAGAAAGTTCAGATTTGTTGGAGGTGGCATCCAAGTGTGATGTTATTTATCAAACACGTATTCAAAAAGAAAGATTTGGTGAGAGGATTGACCTTTATGAAGCTGCTCGTGGCAAGTACATCGTGGATAAAAAGGTCTTAGATGTGCTGCCAAAACATGCTGTCATCATGCATCCCCTTCCAAGGCTTGATGAG ctgtga